AACTGATCTGCTATAGCAGCATAAGTGCAGCCTGTTCCTGGAATTTTTTAATCGGGCATGGAGATTTTAACAATTTTTGCAAATTATACTAATCTGATTTGCCTTGGACTTGCATTACATACAAATATAGTGATTAGTTACCATACCCGATTGAGTTTTGGCAAAGCATGACCGCTAGTGTATCATCGGCAAAAACGCCTTCAGAAGCCCTCAGTTGGCTCTATCGCGGCGTCAGCGAAATTTTTCCCAATCAGCCTGATTCTTCTGACCCGGCGGAGAATTTGGCTCAACGGTTAGCGCAGACTGACCGACCTTTGCGGGTGAAGTATGGGATCGATCCGACGGGTGCAGAGATTCATCTCGGTCATACTATCCCGATGCGAAAGTTGCGATCGCTTCAGGATGCTGGTCACACGGCTGTTCTAATTCTGGGGGATTTTACGGCTCGGATTGGCGATCCGACGGGGAAGTCTGAGGTACGCCGCCAGCTGACAGCGGAGGAAGTGGCTCAAAATGCCCAGACGTATCTAGATCAGGTGCGTCCAATCCTAGATTTTGATACGCCGGGACGGTTAGAAATTCGTTACAACTCCGAGTGGCTTGGCAAACTGGATTTGGCAAAGATTCAGGAGTTACTCGCCACGATGACGGTGGGACAGATGCTGGCGAAGGAGGGGTTTGCTCTCCGCTTTGAACAAGAAAATCCGATTTATCTGCATGAGTTTCTCTACCCATTAATGCAGGGTTATGATTCTGTGGCGGTAGAAGCGGATGTGGAGTTGGGAGGAACCGATCAGAAATTTAATATTGCCGTGGGGCGAGATTTACAGCGGCATTTTGGTCAGAAACCTCAGTTTGGGGTGTTGATGCCGATTTTGATCGGGACAGATGGCGTTCAGAAAATGTCGAAGTCTCTGGGCAATTATGTGGGGCTATCAGAACGCTCGACTCCGATGTATCAGAAGCTGGAAAAGATTCCAGATGAGCTGTTGGAGCAGTATTTTGAACTCCTGACGGATCTGCCTTTGGATCGGCTGCCAGAAACTCCGCGCGATCGCCAGCAAGAACTTGCCTTCGAGAT
Above is a window of Coleofasciculus sp. FACHB-1120 DNA encoding:
- the tyrS gene encoding tyrosine--tRNA ligase, yielding MTASVSSAKTPSEALSWLYRGVSEIFPNQPDSSDPAENLAQRLAQTDRPLRVKYGIDPTGAEIHLGHTIPMRKLRSLQDAGHTAVLILGDFTARIGDPTGKSEVRRQLTAEEVAQNAQTYLDQVRPILDFDTPGRLEIRYNSEWLGKLDLAKIQELLATMTVGQMLAKEGFALRFEQENPIYLHEFLYPLMQGYDSVAVEADVELGGTDQKFNIAVGRDLQRHFGQKPQFGVLMPILIGTDGVQKMSKSLGNYVGLSERSTPMYQKLEKIPDELLEQYFELLTDLPLDRLPETPRDRQQELAFEIVRQYHGQQAAEEARKGKTDDVPEFSLSSVQFPAKFFYIVGASGLCKSSSEARQRIQEGGVRLDGDRVDTIDLVFDTPEQLAGRILSVGKKRFVRLVS